CATTAGTCAATTTCTCACTATCCTCCTTTCATATTATTCAGcaatactttttttttaataattattaaagaaCACTTAAGAAGTCATGCACACAGTACATCACACTCCATACACACACATACTTATTAACTTGGTCGGTCATATCATtgtaaaactgaataactgTTGTACGGATAATAAGATATTGATTGATTATTCATTCTTACAATTTTGTTTTGTCGAATGATTGCCTAAGATTGTATGAATGATTAATATTATTTGCAATTATCTTATCaaaatgtatatattatttatcatcTCATCCACAAACCAAATCCAAACGACGTCAcaatatttttagtataaatTAAAACTGGTACCGTTTAGTTTAgtgaataataaatataaaataccaAATCCAACTTTATTTCATATaaaataaaactattttaataaatttaatttaagtcacattttaaaaacaaaattcatGCTTGACCATACCATATATACTGTAAATCTATTTATGGTTAATTAGAAAAACAAacgcacacacatatatacTATATTCTTATCACCAAGAATTCCTATATTTTCTTactcaaaatataattttctcatTGTATTTTTTAACGttataagaaaaaaaaacataataatttaaagacagataattatattttgtattaaaattaaagtatatactatatatattgcatttattttaaaaagaaagaagaagaaaagtaAAATCCAATGGAATATACATCCGGCAGCAGAATCCCGATTATCGATGAAATCATAACGTAAAATTTGCCAAATTTTTTGCAAAACCCATTAATGAAAAGCAGGTTAGTTATGATATATAGAGGTTTTTTCTTTCACCAATTCAGTACATACATACATTCATGTTCATACGACCGTATATACACAGTTTGAGACAGTCTTCTGTCACATTCACATGCTGTAATACGGACGCTGACTAAACAAAAGCCCAAAGATGCGAATGACCCATCAATGATAAAGAGGGATTAGAATTTTTGGAGACTACAGTGTGAGGAAAAGGTGAGAGAAAGACAATGGGGTGAAAGTGAAAATCTAGCAGCTGGAGCTGGGGGCGGCTTTCGCAACAACAGCTGCTGATCAAGATTCCATTTTTCTTACTTCCGATTTGTAAGTTTTAATCTTGGGTTGCGGTGGTATTTTTTCATTTGTCATGAAGagtttgaaaattcaaaatttttggagtTTTCTGGAAGGCTCATTTTCCGAATATTTGATTTTTGAAGTTCCCATTTGCTTGAATTTCTTGATATCtggttttatggatttgttGAACTTTTTGTTGATGTGGGTTTGTGTAAGTATTGTTATTTGATTGTTCTTCGTCATAATAAGTTCATTTGTGTAGTTGTTGGCCTGAGTTGTCAGGAAAGAttcttcatttttcttcaatttctgAAGAGTCTCAGTGCGATGAAAAGTTACTATATTCTTTCTTAAATTGAGTTTGAAAAGTCAATTTTGAATAGCTTTATTCAATGTTCTCGGATTTCAATAGATTTGAAAGTTATTGCGATGTTTTATCTGTAAAGGTCAATATTGGTTTATAAACTCGTTCTTTATTTTTTGAACTTATCACGGGGTATTTTTTTTGTATATCTTCATGATCAGTTTGTTTTGAGGAAGAAATTATGTGACTGAGTTTCTTTTCCTCCTTTTGGCCCTTTATGGAGACTCGACAAACTTTTCCTTTTACAATTTATGGTTGAATTGAGTCACAGTTctgttttatggattaattacCTTAATCTGTGGGTTAATTTGTGTTTCTGTAAGTTCATTTAAAGTATCCTGtttatttcttttaattgaGGGGCTCATCCTCAATATCtagtcttaaaattattttggatGATTCAATTGAGAGTAAAATGTGTTTCTGTAGTAAAATATATGGGAGATCTAAGTTGTGGATTTTAATGCATTGCACAATCGTACTACAAGTTTCTCTCACCGTGATTATTTTCTTGGATGGAGACCTAATTAAAGTTAATTTGCTATGTGTGTTCTTTGCTTCAGGTTACCTTTTGTTATTCGCTAAAAGTTCATGGAGCGGTCTTCGACTTCTTCCGGCTTCTAACATCGCTTCTGATTTAGCAGGTAGCATCAAATTCATATCGTTGATGCACCAATCATAATATGAATGAATTATTCAAATCTTGGTATTTCTTGGAGGAATTTGTTTCATCTGCCATATCATATATCAGTAATCAAGATATGAAAGTTCGTTTCTTAACATGCCAAAGATGCTTCATGTTGCTTTGACCAGATTTTGACGAACATCAAGGAGAGTTGTATTTCTATCTGTTTCTGGAGTTATGGCAACCCTATCACATTCCGAGTCGAGGCGCTTGTATTCTTGGTGGTGGGACAGCCACATTAGCCCAAAAAACTCAAAATGGCTCCAAGAAAATCTCACAGGTGATACGGCTTTCTCATGCGGTCTATATCGTTTTATCTTTAACAATGTTTCATGATTGCATAAATTTTTGAGCTGATATTTGAACGTGTTGCATTCTCTGATCTGATGCACTTGGAAAACTATTTTCATTATGGGGTGAATTTTGAAGTAATAGAAACACAACACAGCACTACACTACACCAGGAGTTACTTGATTCTACCATGAAGTCCTACATCTAAGACACAGTGCTTAAAaggttaaaatttattatacttcatttaaaatataaggtAAAATATCTTGGTGATAAATATTATAGgaaatatttcttggaactaaatcATCATTGCTAAAATGTGTCATGATCTTAGTAGTATCCAATATGATTCGAGAACAAGTTATTTGATAGCTAACCTGGGTAGCTCTGCCTTCGAGGAATCTTAATGTCCTTCTAGATTTATATTGCTTCTGAAGCTATGCTGAGTTTCTTCTGTTTTAACTATAAACATCTTGTATTCTTGTTAATTGCCTAACAACaatggaaaaatctttaaaattgCATGATGGCCGAAGCTCATCCCTTAATTTTGTTTGTCTGACAAGTAAATGGAAAATGATACATTGTCTACAGACATGGATGGCAAAGTTAAATCAATGATCAAGCTCATCGAAGAAGATGCAGATTCATTTGCACGAAGGGCTGAAATGTACTACAAGAGAAGGCCTGAGTTGATGAAATTGGTCGAGGAGTTCTACCGGGCTTATCGTGCATTGGCTGAACGATATACTCACGCGACAGGAGAACTTCACCAGGCTCATTGCACCATAGCAGAGGCCTTATCTGAAGAACTACCTTTTGAATTGGCTGAAGATTCACCTTCTAAAATTTCGATTCAAGATGAGGAACCTCATACGCCAGAAAATAAACTCCATGTTCGTGAAGGATCGATACGAAAATGGCCAAAAGGGGAAAAAAGGAGAGAAGAGAACTTTCGAGATGAAGTGCTCAAATTGTCAAATGAAAAGCATATTCTTAAAGACGAGGTTTTTAATGAGAGAGAAAGAGCAGAAAATGCCGAGAGTGAAGTTCAAGACTTGAAGAAAAATCTTGCTAGTGTGCAAGTTGAAAAGGACGCGATCCTCTTACAGTATCAGCAGTGCCTACAAAAGCTATCTGATATAGAGGGAGAGCTTAATAATGCACAAAATGATGTAGAGAGGCTGGATGAAAAATCGAGCAAATCTGAAATCGAGGTTCAAACGTTGAAAGAAGCCCTTCTTCATTTAGAAGGTGAAAAACTTTCTGCTTTGGTCAATCATGCTGAGTATTTGCAGAAGATATGGAATCTGGAGGCCATGGTTTATCTAGTCGAAGAAGATAAGAAGGGACTTGACGAGAGAGCAATCAAAGCACAAAGTGAAGCTCAATCTTTGAAAGATGAAATATTGAGACtaaatattgaaaatacagCTGCAATAGATCAGTACAATCAGTGTCTTGTGAAAATATTAGAGTTAGAGAGGGTAATATCTGCCATGGAAGATGAGGCCAAACTGCTAACAATACATGCAAAAAGATCCGAAGCTGAAGTCGTGGAACTTCAAAAGGCTCTTGCGCAGCTGAACAAGGAGAAAGAAGCTTCGACTCTTGAGTACAAGTGCTGCTTGGAGACAATAAACCAGCTTGAGAAAGATTTGTCTATGGCTGAAGTGAATCTTACGTGCCTCGAAAATGAAGTCCTGAATGGAAATGCTAAATTTCGAAATGCTGAAGAGAAACGCATACTTTTGGAGGTATCAAATCAATCACTTAGAGTCGAGGCAGAGAATCTGGTTAAGAAGATTGCCATGAAAGATCAAGAACTTTCAAAGAAGGAGGAGCAGTTGGAGAAGCTTGAGAATCGTTTGCAAGAAGAGAACATCCATTGCCAACAAGTTGAAGCCATGCTCAAGAATCTGCAAAATTTGAATTCTCAATCAAAAGATGATAATAGAGCTCTGCAACTGGAGTTAAAAAATGTTCTTCAAATGCTGAAGGAATTGGAAATCTTTAAGAATGGCGTAGAAGTGGAGATTCAGCAGGTTAGGGATGACAATCATAGTTTGAGTCAATCAAATTTGTTGTCAACTGTCAAAATGGAGAATATGGAAAATGAAATTATCAGTCTGAGAGAGTTGAAGCATAAGCTTGAAAAGGAAGTTTCTCTACAAATGGGCTCTAGCAAATCCCTTCAGCAGGAGATATTATCATTGAAAGAGGAAATTAAAGAATTGAATAGTAGCCACGAGGCTTTAATTGAGCAAGTAAAAACAGCAGGTCTGAACCCAGCATGTGTTGGAGCTTCATTGAAGAACTTGGAGGATGAGAACATAAGGCTGAAACATATTTGCGATGAAGATATCAACGAGAAAGAAACTTTGTTGAAGAAGTTGGAAAACATGGAGgaacttttaaagaaaaaatcttTCGATGAAAGCTCCGTGTCGGTCTTTAATGGAGAAAAGACCACATTTATTATGGAGAAAGCTTCTCTTCTCTCTCAGTTACAGGCTGTGACAGAGACTATGCATAGGCTACTGGAGAAAAATGCCATTCTTGAGAATTCTCTATCTGCTGCAAAAGTTGAACTCGAATGTTTGAGGGAGAAATCAAAGGGTTTGGAAGAGGTCTGTGAACTGCTCAAAAGCGACAGATCTTATCTTCTAACCGAAAGGAGTACCTTGTTACTTAAGTTGGAAAATGTAGAGAGGAAATTAGGAAGCCTGGAGAACGGATTTATCAGGTTGGAAGAAGAATACGCGGACTTAGAGAAAGAGAAGAAAGCTGTAAACTCTCAGGTGGATGAGCTCAAAGTGTCTTTGGGTGTGGAGAAGCAAGAGCGAGTAAGCACCCAGATTCAAAGTGAGACTTTGTTTGTTGGACTACAAAGCCAGATTCATCTCCTGAAAGAAGAAAACGAATGGAAGAAGAATGAATATGCAGAGGAATTTGAAAGAACTCTAAAATCGCAGATTGAGATGTCCATTTTGCATAAATTTATTAAAGACAtggaagaaaaaaattattcgCTCATTATTGAGTGTCAAAAACATGTTGAGGCTTCCAAATTAGCAGAGAAAGTGATATCAGAGCTGGAGAGTGAAAGCCTTGAGCAGCAGGTGGAAACTGAGCTCCTGTTGGATGAAATCGAAAGATTAAGGTTGGATATATATGGAGTTTTTAGGGCCCTCGAAACTGGCATGGATTGTGTTCTTGATGGAAAGATTGAAAATGAGCAAACTTTCATGCATCACATCCTGGGAAATATCGAAGATATGAAACATTCCATCTCAAAATACGAGGATGATAAGCAGCAGCTCTTGGTTGAGAACTCTGTCCTTGTTACTGTACTCGAGCAGTTGGAATCCAAAGGCATGGAAATTGAGTCACAGAAGATATATTTTGAGAATGAGTTGAATTTCGTGCTTAAGAATCATACCATGCATAAATCTGAAAAAGGCGAAATTCTCGACATGAACAAACAATTGAAATTGGATTTGAGTCAGGGCCATGAGCACGCTGCTAAACTTGAGGCTGAATTGGTGAGTCTTTGTGTCAAGCAGGCTGATTTGCAAAAATCTTACCGCACATTACAAGAAACATATGCTCAAGTGATGGAGGAAAACGTGTCTTTGCGGAAGAAAATTTCTGATTTAATGGAGGAAAAATGGCACACTGATCAGCAAAATGATGCTGCTGTTCTTGATTTCTTGGCCACTGTTAATAAATCTGCAATGCTACGGAGCTTTGGGGCAGAGAAAATGATGGAATTGAAGTCAATTCTTGAAGATCTGAACAGACAGCATGAGGCCAACTGTACCCTTGAAAAGGAAATGAGTATATTGAAAGGACAGCTGGAGTTGCAAAAGGCGGTAAGTTTGGAACTTATCAGTGCTGTTCGGAAATCGGAAATGGAGATTCAAGGGATAAGAGAATACAATGTTCAGATGAAAAGGGATATGACAAATGGTAAAGAAAATTTGATTCAAACGGAAGCTGAGCTCTTGGATACCGAAGCGAAGCTTGAAGTTGctgaaaatttgaatttgacCCTGTGCAAAATGGTGGAAAAATTGAAATCTGACGGCCAAGGATCACTGCAGACAAGACTAGATAAAGAAAAGAGCATACTCCAACTGTCTGATAATAATATCGTTCAAAAGAAGGAAATTGAGAGCCTTAATTCAGTTGAAACAAACTCAGAGTCTGAAATCCAGGACATAAACGATGAGTTTGAACTCTGGGAGACTGAAGAGTCGGCATTTTATTTTGACCTTCAAATCTGTTCTGTTCCTGAAGTTAAGTTTCAAAATAAAGTCCAGGAACTTACTGGGGTGTGTCAAAGTTTAGAGAGTGAAAATGCGGCAAAAACCTTTGAGAATGAACAGATGAAAGGGAAGATCTTTTTGATGGAGAGTGAAATTGGAGGGTTAAAATCCGAATTAAACGCATATGGTCCGGCCATTGCTTCTCTAAGAGATGATATAGCGTTTCTTGAACACAATGCACTTCTTCGTTCAAAGCTTAAAGCCACACTAACTGAAGAGCCAGAGGTAATTTCCTTCTTCATTTAAGTTTCTTCAACTTATTATTCTATTTGTCTTATAAGtttgtaaatatattttaaacccTTTTTATTATGTTTAGTTTCTGCATCTTTTGCAGTTTCTGGAAGTTGCTGCTCATTCCAGAAGAAATATCTTGAAGAAAACTCATGTTGATTCCCTCCTTGGCTTGAAGAACTTGCAGGGAAGAATAAAAACAGTTAGAAAGTTGATGGAGGAAAGGAAAAATCCTATTTTTCAGGGAAGACCAATCTCTGATACCAAACAAGAAGTTCCTGTGAAAGAGATTGAGGACTTAAAACGCCTTCGTTTCTTTGGTCGAGATAAACGCAAGTTGCAGAAGATAAAAAATAAAGCCTCTGAAGTTTGGAATGGAATGCTAACGAAAGATATTCCCGTCGACCAAGTTCCTCGTGATTCTGGGGCAGATGATCAGGTCATTGAGCTTTCCGAAACTTCTGAAAATGGGAAGAAAGATCAAAAAATTGGAGGGTCGCTTAAAGTGTCTTATAATATGGCGGCAAAGGATTTAGTTTTCAATCATTCTGAAAATGGAAAGCATAAAACTGATGCACCCTTTACTAACTCGGATGTGGAGAAAGAGTTGGGAGTAGATAAGTTGCAGGTTTCAGCAAGAAATAAAGCATTCTTTCCAGAAATGAACGACAGAACAATCCACGATAGATTGGCCTCGAATGCCTATAAACTCGAGATTCTTCAGACAACTGTGCAGAACTTGAGAACCAAATTGGCGATGAATCAACACAGCAGAAAGGCCAAGAATgtcgattttgaaacgattcAAGAACAGTTACTTGAAGCTGAGGAAACTGTTCTACACTTGATGGAGTCGAACTTGCTAATGGCGGAAAATATCGAAGAAATCCCTTGTCAAGATGAAGTTTCATCACCAAACGGATCCAATATAATGCAGAGAACAAAGATTACAGAACAGGCCCGAAAAGAGTCCGAGAAGATTGACCGGTTGCAGCTAGAGCTTCAGAAAATTCAATATATTTTGCTGAAATGCGAGGATGAGAAGAAAAACAAGGGGAGAAGCAAGTTCTTCAAGAGCAAAACTGTGATTCTGCTGGACTTTATGTACAATGGAAGGAAGAAGCGTGGGAAGCGTAAGAAGAGTCCTCTCAGTGGATGTTTAAAGCCGTCAAGTAGCATTAATGGGAGAAGCTTgtaatttagatttattaataCTGTCATTTGTGTTTAATTTTTAGTTGGATAAAACTGATTTCTTTGGTGTTGTAAGAATTAGATTTTATGTAATTCAAATAAgcttttaatcattttttgtCTGATCATTATTGTATAATCTAGCGATTTGGCTTCTTTTCTCATCTGTCTTTTTTTTAGCTTTTACAACTTCAAAAAGCATAAGAAATAAGAAATCCTATATTTATATACTATTTTGTATGATCTTGTGCTATTTATGTTGcgaagaaaattattaattttttgatcAAAAAATTATTCTTGTTTAACTCAAAATACTACTGTTATTAAGctaaaaatattagtttttattaaaaaataatataattttttttagtaatgatataagaaaaatattattttttatgtaactaaaaatatgtcaaaaacattattttgtATTATATCACACTAAAGTTGCTGATAAAGCCCGTTCAAGAAAAAAAACACGCTTCAAGTGTGATATTTTTGTCTCACATcttaaaaagatttaaaatgagtttataatagattacaatggacttctatagcaacttgggttaatcattttcgtaaagcgaggacgaatacgaagtagttgctataggagCCAATTGTGCCGTCACGTACCCGCGGGCCCGGGCTCGAGGGCGTGACATCAAGTTCTCGGTGTActtgtataattatttttttactctATTAACGAATGtcgttttcattaaaaaaaacaaaaaacaaaaggaaaTTGTTGATGctgtaaaaataaaataaaagataagacTATGGATAGGCAACATAGCCAGAGTCGACACAAAAATCTATTTCAACCGGAACAAAGCGTATAAATATAGTTATGGCAGCCTAATCCACCTGTAGTCCATAATGCTCGACTATAATAATGTCTGCCAGCCAGATTCGGAATGATACCTGCACATGTAACCATTGTTCAcctaaaatataaaagaaataacAGAAGTAAAAAACACTTTCTTATGTATTTGTATAGTTCCTGGAAATGGCTCTATCATATtctcagaaaatctttctttctagTAGGTAGAAgggtttttttttctaaaaaaatataaattacaaaattattTAGTAAAATATTGCGAAATTGAGAGCGTTATAAAAGTAGTAGAATCCGGAAAACACTCAACCGgattcaaaattttttaaaataaaaataaaaataaaaaaggagaGTTACGGATTCATAGCGTTATGAATGTTCGAACATAACATTCtccattttttgtttttctgACGCTGTATGTTATAGAATTTGTTATCAACTAAGATCGCGTTTTGTAGGTATTTCAcatgtaattattaaatttatattattgcTGAAATAATTTGATCATAATTTTAATATTGTTAGGTATTAATATTGTTTGTTGATTTTATCATCTAATTCATTCGAGGAGGTCTTAAGaggtaatatttttattttattgataatattacAATTATATATTAAGAGGTAATATAGTTACGTGTTATGTACCTTTGTTTTTTCtttatatattgaaaatattttgttttgtgtAATATTTCTGttaatgtttttcatttatttcaGGTATTAACATCGTTCGTTGATTTTATTACAAATTCCGTAAAACCACATTTGAAaagataatttaaataattttttatattttaattttattaatataattataattttattcattTGCATTATAcgaataaatataattttgttaaatattatatttttaatattaatcactgttggggatcgatgtagagtttagaaagggggggtgaataaactcttttccTTTGATGATAGATTTTtacaaagggtgctagaatcatgttagagattgtagctgttCTTGTTCGAGTGTAATTCCAGTAGATCACTAAagtaagtgcggaaacaatccaaTGGAGTAGGATGAAAAACAGTAATAGCAGTAGGTAATagaacagtagttgtttctggacgttcgaagataaagtcttctacgtctccccttcttctgtttccagaaggtatcgctaaaagactttggattttacagtacaacatttgtacacacccacttcagcagggcttatcttttgcctactgaaactcttagtaactcaacacaaaatgattcaatacaacaaagttctgaaaaagactcttttccagtttacaaactcttcttcgaAATATGGTAAAGTATTTTgcttgaagagatgaagaaatagcagtacaaaatgatctccaaagatctGATGTAATGtgaagcgtgtactgcttttctgcaaGTTTGAGCTTTAGAAGATGATGATTGATTTGCGGTTGCTCAATGTAATGTTGGATAGATAAAAATATTCAGCGATCATCTCTAAATggttttgatccatatatatatatagataacttgaatccaacgtctctAATCAAAAACGGCTCTTTTGATTTCTGAAAGAAAGAGCTTTATTCCTTAAATGGATCCTGCAAAAGGCTTTCAacacaatcagtcttgttactTACCAAAATGGGTAAAGCGAATTAAATGACTTAGTACAGCATTTAGTGGTGCAATAAATACTTGTACTcgataaagtaacggtaacatttaagactacTTCCGTTAGCATAGAAGACGTCAAGTTATCCTTATTCCAGACTAGGTTCTGCTTCTGGTTATCTAAGTTCTGAAAACTTAGTCCTGCTTTTATATTGTCTACTGATTTTTAACTAACGGTCTGCTGGTTTTGGTTCTTATCGCCACAATTAATTTCAGTCtaacaatttctccatttttggtgatgccaaaacctggaTGTTAGCAAAGATAGATAATGACAATataaaacaacaaaatatattaagAGACTTAAACAACAAAGGTTTTAGTTATCAGTGCCAATGTCCCTGAAAATAATTTCAACATCCTGATCATCAGCATTTAGATCTCTTCTGGCAGAGGATTCTGCCAgaagagattgagattgagactcaatcttggcatccattaaCTCCACGGTAGTAGAAACGGAACGAATAGCATCATCATGATCGGTGAGTCGTTGGAGAATGTCAGTTTGTCCGAGAATGATATTGCCTTGGCTTCTGGAAACAGCTTGTCTAAAAACAACTGTCTCAGCATGCATTTTGTTAACGGATTCCGCCGTGCGAAATCTCTCTTTAGAGATGCGGTCTCTGAAAAATGTAGAGCCACTCACTGCTGCGGTATGTTCGCGCGATATTTGTTTTACCATCTCCGATAGATTGTTGAGATTTCTTTGCAGAGCTTCTATCTCAAATTCTATGTTAAAGATTTCTGGTTCCGGAGATGGAGTCCTGGTGAGCATACGCTGCTTGATTTCAGCAACTTGGGCAATATGAGCAGCAGAGTTAGTGACATATACAACCAATGCAGTAGAGGTTATAAGCGGTGGTAGAGCAGTAGAAGGGTCTGCTACCAGCATAGCAGTAGAAGGACCAGGTTCAGAAGAACTTGCTTCTGGAGCAGTAGAGAGATTATGTGCTGCAATAGTTTCCTCAGCAGCAGATGTAGCAGGAGAGGTGACTGCAATAGCAGGAGATTGCTCAGCAGCAATAATGTTGACAGTAGATTGGTCAATAACAGAAGAAGGTTCAGAAAGTGCGCTGTCTACTGTTGGCACAACTTCGATGGCTTCCATCTGTTCGACGGGTTGAATCGGATCATTCAAAATTGCGACCATCTCCTCTTGATGTTCATTGGAGAAAATCTCCAATTTTGGCAGGGAGGAAGATTGGGCAACATGCGATTCTTCCGCTGGTTGATTTGCTGATTGGACTATTGGTTGAACTGATTCATCAGCTGGAATGAAGTCTGGTACCGCAGAATATTCTCGAGTGATAGATTGAATAACTTCATCTACTGATGCCAATTCACGAACAGAGATAAG
This window of the Primulina tabacum isolate GXHZ01 chromosome 4, ASM2559414v2, whole genome shotgun sequence genome carries:
- the LOC142543442 gene encoding protein NETWORKED 1A-like, with translation MATLSHSESRRLYSWWWDSHISPKNSKWLQENLTDMDGKVKSMIKLIEEDADSFARRAEMYYKRRPELMKLVEEFYRAYRALAERYTHATGELHQAHCTIAEALSEELPFELAEDSPSKISIQDEEPHTPENKLHVREGSIRKWPKGEKRREENFRDEVLKLSNEKHILKDEVFNERERAENAESEVQDLKKNLASVQVEKDAILLQYQQCLQKLSDIEGELNNAQNDVERLDEKSSKSEIEVQTLKEALLHLEGEKLSALVNHAEYLQKIWNLEAMVYLVEEDKKGLDERAIKAQSEAQSLKDEILRLNIENTAAIDQYNQCLVKILELERVISAMEDEAKLLTIHAKRSEAEVVELQKALAQLNKEKEASTLEYKCCLETINQLEKDLSMAEVNLTCLENEVLNGNAKFRNAEEKRILLEVSNQSLRVEAENLVKKIAMKDQELSKKEEQLEKLENRLQEENIHCQQVEAMLKNLQNLNSQSKDDNRALQLELKNVLQMLKELEIFKNGVEVEIQQVRDDNHSLSQSNLLSTVKMENMENEIISLRELKHKLEKEVSLQMGSSKSLQQEILSLKEEIKELNSSHEALIEQVKTAGLNPACVGASLKNLEDENIRLKHICDEDINEKETLLKKLENMEELLKKKSFDESSVSVFNGEKTTFIMEKASLLSQLQAVTETMHRLLEKNAILENSLSAAKVELECLREKSKGLEEVCELLKSDRSYLLTERSTLLLKLENVERKLGSLENGFIRLEEEYADLEKEKKAVNSQVDELKVSLGVEKQERVSTQIQSETLFVGLQSQIHLLKEENEWKKNEYAEEFERTLKSQIEMSILHKFIKDMEEKNYSLIIECQKHVEASKLAEKVISELESESLEQQVETELLLDEIERLRLDIYGVFRALETGMDCVLDGKIENEQTFMHHILGNIEDMKHSISKYEDDKQQLLVENSVLVTVLEQLESKGMEIESQKIYFENELNFVLKNHTMHKSEKGEILDMNKQLKLDLSQGHEHAAKLEAELVSLCVKQADLQKSYRTLQETYAQVMEENVSLRKKISDLMEEKWHTDQQNDAAVLDFLATVNKSAMLRSFGAEKMMELKSILEDLNRQHEANCTLEKEMSILKGQLELQKAVSLELISAVRKSEMEIQGIREYNVQMKRDMTNGKENLIQTEAELLDTEAKLEVAENLNLTLCKMVEKLKSDGQGSLQTRLDKEKSILQLSDNNIVQKKEIESLNSVETNSESEIQDINDEFELWETEESAFYFDLQICSVPEVKFQNKVQELTGVCQSLESENAAKTFENEQMKGKIFLMESEIGGLKSELNAYGPAIASLRDDIAFLEHNALLRSKLKATLTEEPEFLEVAAHSRRNILKKTHVDSLLGLKNLQGRIKTVRKLMEERKNPIFQGRPISDTKQEVPVKEIEDLKRLRFFGRDKRKLQKIKNKASEVWNGMLTKDIPVDQVPRDSGADDQVIELSETSENGKKDQKIGGSLKVSYNMAAKDLVFNHSENGKHKTDAPFTNSDVEKELGVDKLQVSARNKAFFPEMNDRTIHDRLASNAYKLEILQTTVQNLRTKLAMNQHSRKAKNVDFETIQEQLLEAEETVLHLMESNLLMAENIEEIPCQDEVSSPNGSNIMQRTKITEQARKESEKIDRLQLELQKIQYILLKCEDEKKNKGRSKFFKSKTVILLDFMYNGRKKRGKRKKSPLSGCLKPSSSINGRSL